The Flavobacterium galactosidilyticum nucleotide sequence TTTTAGCATTTGATGCTGATTCAAAAGTGGCGTGTGAAACTTTAGTAACTACTGGTCAAGTAATCCTAGCTGGTGAAGTAAAATCAAACACTTATTTAGACGTTCAACAAATCGCTCGTGATGTAATCAGAAAAATTGGTTATACCAAAAGCGAATACATGTTTGAAGCCAATTCTTGCGGAATACTTTCTGCTATTCACGAACAATCTGCTGACATTAATCAAGGTGTTGACAGAGCAAATCCTGAAGAACAAGGTGCGGGTGACCAAGGAATGATGTTTGGTTATGCCACTAATGAAACGGAGAACTTAATGCCTTTGGCGCTTGATTTATCTCATAAATTATTGCAAGAATTAGCAATTTTGCGACGTGAAAATAACGAAATCACTTATTTGCGTCCTGACGCAAAATCGCAAGTAACTCTTGAATATAGCAATGACAATAAACCAACTCGTATTGATGCGATTGTAATCTCCACACAACATGATGATTTTGACGAAGAAGCTACTATGCTTGCTAAAATTAAAAAAGATATTGTTGACATATTGATTCCAAGAATTATTGCTAAAAATCCTGCTCACGCACATTTATTCAATGACAAAATCCAATACCATATCAATCCTACTGGAAAATTCGTAATTGGAGGACCACACGGAGATACTGGACTTACCGGAAGAAAAATTATCGTTGACACTTATGGAGGAAAAGGTGCTCACGGTGGTGGTGCTTTCTCTGGAAAAGATCCAAGTAAAGTAGATAGAAGTGCGGCTTATGCGACACGTCATATCGCTAAAAACTTAGTTGCTGCCGGTATTGCTGATGAGATTTTAGTTCAAGTTTCTTACGCTATTGGTGTAGCAAAACCAATGGGTATTTTTATCGATACGTACGGTACATCAAAAGTAAACTTGACAAATGGTGAAATCGCTAAAAAAGTAGAAGCTATTTTTGATATGCGCCCTTATTTTATTGAGCAACGTTTGAAATTAAGAAATCCAATCTATAGCGAAACTGCTGCGTACGGGCACATGGGTCGTACACCAGAAACAGTTACAAAAACATTTACTGCTCCAGGTGGTTTAACAAAAAAAGTTGAAGTAGAATTATTCACATGGGAAAAATTAGACTTTGTTGAGCAAGTTAAAACTGCTTTTGGAATATAATTAATCATTCCTACTTTGTTTTTTTTGAGACTAAAAAAGGAAAAAATACTATTTTATACAGAACCGCAATTCATTTGAATTGCGGTTTTTTTTTATTCAAAAAAAGAAAGGTCTACAAATAAATAAAGCCGCCATTTCTATTGAAACGACGGCTTTTCTATTTATAAAAATTTGAATTTACAGTTTATATGTAATTCCTATTTTACCTCCATTATTTACAGTTCCTCCACCGAGTTGCAAATTAACTCCAAAATTTTCAGTAAAAAAGTAACGACCTCCTACTTGTAATCCTAATCCAAAATTATCAGTATTACCAGTGTATCCAGCATCTTTTGACCAACTGTAATAATTCAAGTTTGCTCCTGCGTAGAAATCCCACTCACTAGGAATATTTAGTATTTCATTAAAATGGTAATTCCCATTCGCTTGAATTCCTAAAATGTTGTTTTTATAACCAGCTGTACTGTATGACTGATAAGATAACTCACCTCCAACAGTGAAGTTTTCTGCCACTCCAAAGTCAAGACCTACATAAACTGGCGTTCCCCAACTTGAGGTTCCAAATCCAGCGTTCAATTGAATTCCTCCTTCTTCTAACGGAGCTTGTGCATTTGCAAAACTAAAAGCGAACACAGCTAATAAAAGAGCGATTTTTTTCATGATAAAATGTTTTAAATTAAATTAACTCAATTTCAATATAAGTGAAATTAAAAAGTCAAAAATAGTATTTTACTATTGAATAAATGTTGATTTAAAGTAAAAAATTAGCCAACGCACTTTTACAAATTATATTTTAATGAGAAGATTATATACCTCGCCTGCACCGTATATTGTGAGGTTCGTGTAGCAAATTGACTAAAACTATCGTCATTTAACGACCTTGTATTCAAAAGATTGGTCCCGCTAACTTTGTATTCTAACTTGCTTCCTTTTTTTTGATAAATCAAACTTGCTGTCAAGAAATCGTACTCATTATCAACCGTTTTAGTATTGTTATAATAATGATAAAATTCATATTCAGTTACAAATGAAAAACTTTTCAAGAAGAAATAATCCAATTTTGCAAAAGGTTTCTCCGTGTAAAAAGTAGTGTTATTGTAGTCGTTTTTAACAATGTTATACCCTAATTCAATATTAGGCAAGTTTTTATAATTTGTAGAAGCTTTCAAAGTATAGCTTTGCGTAAAACTCTCGTTTGTTGAAAAAATATTGTTTTGGATATTATTGAACTTTGACCAATTCAAATTAGCACCTAACGAAGCTTTGTAATTCTTCAAGAACGAGCGTCCATAAGATCCGTTACCAGATAAAGTTTCATCAGCAAAATCAGAATTAAAAGGGGATGAAGTTTGATTTACACCATTAAAAATAGCTCTCGTTTTTATAGCATCCACTCTTTTAGAATAGGTAGCAAAAGCAGTAATATTTTCAAAATTGAACATATTGTATTTAAAATAACGCAATGAATGCACTTGTGAAGTAGCATTTTCTAAAAATCGATTTCCTTTTGTCAAACTGTTATAATTAGAAAATACAAATCCTTCAGTCAATTGATTGATATCCGTAAAACTGTTAGTATAAGAGAAATTATACGTTAATGTTTCTGCTTTTTTAATTTGATAAATAGCCAAAAAGTCTGGTAATGCCCTAAAGAAATTTTGACTATTACTAGTTGCTAACTGTTCATTAGTCATACTGTAACTATGCAGACTAACTCCTGGTGTAAAAGTAAACTTACCTGTTAAAATTTTATAATGCAATCCTAAAAATGTATCATTAAAATTATAATTCACATCATTTTTATTGGCAGCATCATTTAAATTATTAACTGCTTCATTGTCTAAAATTTGATAAATGCTAGAATTAAAATTTTGATGTGAGTAGGTATTTCCTAAAGTTACATTAATATTACTTTTATTCGTCACCATATAATAGTAATCGAGTTTAGCATCAATCTTATTCGTTTTCACAAAACGATTTTGATTGATGTTATTCCTATTCTGTCCTGAAATATAATCAGCTAAGTTGAAAGGTTGCGATTTTAAATTAGCATTATAAAAAGGATTTTCCTCTTGGTACAAATGCTGCATTTCAAATGCAAAAATATTCTTATCGCTCTGTGTGTAGTACAAACTCAGGTTTTGATTAACAGAAATTGGATCTTGTTTTTTTGACGTATTAATATTTTCAGTAGCAGAGTTTCCTCCTACAATAGATTCTCTTAACAATGAATTATTCTCGTCTTGCTTGGATAACTTAGTCAAAATATCATAATCAAATTGAAATCTTGTCGTTGGCTTATAACTAGAACTCAATTTGAATAATCCCAAGTTACTTTTTTGATTGGCAATTTCCTGACGATTTTCAGTAGAGAGAATCGCAGAAGAATTAGGTTGCAGAATATTAGTTTGTGATTTTGTTTCCAAATCAGTTAAAGAAGAAGATATTATTCCGAAACCACTAAGCGACCATGCTTTATTTACATTATAAGAGAAATTAGTTGCCCCAAATTTTGTCTCGATTTCTTTAGCACGGTTGTTTCTTAAAAGCGAAATTCCTAAATCATTAGACGAAACATTAAAACTAGATCCGCCTTTTTGCCCCACTCCTCTAAAACCACCCGTAAATTTAAAATAGTCTTGAACTGTCAATGGTAATTCACCAATATTATTAAAATTAGTGATTAGATTGAGACTGTATCTTGGGTTATAATAAAATAGTTTTGGATTAATTAAATACCTACTTTCCTTGTGCGCTACTCCAATTCCTGCAGTCATATCACCAAACCAGAAGTTTTTCTTTCCTGATTTCAGTTTAATATTCATCGCAAGATTATCTTGGTTGTTTTCAACTCCTTTTAGCGCACCTATTTCGCTGTAATTTCTAAGAACTTGAATTTTATCAATGGCATCTGCTGGAATATTTTTTACTCCTAGTTTTGTATCGCCATCAAAGAAATCTTTGCCTTCTACCATCAGTTTCTGGACTTTTTTCCCTTCTACTTCTATTTCTCCATCAGCATTAACCTCAACTCCTGGTAATTTTTTTAGGATATCTTCTAGTTTTCGTTCTGTTCCTGATTTGAAAGAATCAGCATTATAAACTATTGTATCTCCTTTTATCGAGACTGGCATTTCTCTTACAATTTCAACACCTTCCAGTTCGATTCCACCTTCTTCCATGGCAATATTCTTAGTAGTATTTTCTAAACCAGTAGTAAAGTCAAGCTCTTTATTCTGCATTCCTAAAAAACTAATTTTAAGACTATAAGCTGTATTTGGTTTCAACGTCAGCGAATACTTCCCCTTGTCATTTGTTATAGCATAGGAATCCATTGCTTTAGTAGCTTTATTAATAGCCATTACATTAGCCATTTCCAGCCCACTTGATTTGGAATCAGTAATAACACCATCTAATTTAATAGATTGAGCAAAGGAAATTGAAGTGATAAAAAACAAGAAAAAAAGTATTGATGCTTTCATTTGCAAATCGTAGGAGTAAATTATTTAATAGTTTATAAATAGATGTCTTATTTTTTAACCACCAATTCTAAATCCACCATTTCCACGACCTTGTCCTTGATTCATTTGTCTAAATTCTTCCATCTTTTTTATGACAGTTTCATCAAACTCTTTTTGAGTTATTACTTTGCCTTTTGAAGGAGCTTTAATCACCGCTTTTTCCTTTGGATTCATAACTACTTTCGAACACAAAATAATAGTTTTACCATCATTTACTTCCAATATCAAACCAGGTAATCCCCAATAATTTTCAGGACCTTGGTTTACTGGAATTTCAGGAGTGTACCAAGCCGTAATAGTAGTTTCTTTAGGCATTTCTAGACTATCTAATAAGTTAGTTTTCTTAGCTGCGTCAGTTGGTTTAACCGCTTTATCATCTTCTTTTTTTGGTGCTAAATTTCTAAAATCAGTTTTGTTGACTGGTACAATTGCAGTTGCTTTGAAGCAGTTATATCCACCAATTACTCTAGTCTCGCCTTCCATTTTCCATTTAAGATTAGGCAACGAGTCTTTTACTAAAAATTCTTTTCCCATAAAATCCTTATCTACAGTATACGACTTTTCTTTTACATTTTTATAAAAAGTTCCGCCACCACCAGTCATAGAAGACATCATCATTCTCATCCCATTACCTCCTTGACTTGGGCTATCTAATTTTTCTTGTTCTTTGTATATAGAAGCAGATTTATCAAAATTAAGAATGAATGTTTTTTCAAACATACTTTTCATACCTTCCTCTATCCTTTTTTGCATATCAGGAGTCATATTCTTGTTCCCTTCCATACGTTTTTTAAAATCAGCAGTGCTCGTTTTAGTTTCATAAACGGCCATTCCCTGAAATTCTTGAGCCTGAATTCCAAGACAAAAAGTGAACATCAAAATTGTTGTGAAAAATATTTTATACATACTATTGGTTTTTAATAAATTAGACTGAACAACATCATAATTGTTACAAGTTGTTTGTTAAAAAAGTAAGACAGTTGTATTCGTTCATGGTTTAATTGTAATTTCGCTTTTATGAAGAATTTTTTAACAATACTCTTTATCGCTTTGTTCCAAATTGCTGATAGTCAAAATCGCGATTTATCTGTAGTTAAATTGGGTACACTATCTTTTGATAGTGATCAATTTTTAGGATATGACGCTTTTGGTTTTTATTATACTATAAAGAACAATGTATTCTCTAAAATTAGCTCTCGTGAGGTTTTAGAATATAAAAATGTATCACTAGGTAAAATTACTAAAACCGACCTACGGAACCCGTTAAAGATTGTTTTATTTTACGAAAATTTTAATTCTATTATTTTATTAGACAATAAGTTAAACGAGATAAGGAATGTCAATTTTTCTGAAAACAGTATTCCTTTAATTGCTACAGCCGTTGGGTTATCATCACAAAATCAGTTGTGGATTTACAACAGTATGAATCAACAATTGGGACTATATGATTATATAAAAAATGAATACAAAGCGATAACTGTTCCATTTACTGATACAATAAAATACTATACTTCAGATTTCAATCACTTTCAATGGATTGATGTAAAAAATAACTGGTACTCGTGTGATATTTTTGGAAAAATAACTTTTAAAGGACTTATTCCCGACTTTGATTTACTCGAAATCTGTTCTGAGAATCAGTATATTTATTTAAAATCAGGCACTTTGATGCTGCAAGACTTAGAAAAAGATAAAAACTATGAAATAAAAATTTCAGAAAAAACGTTTGTAAAATTCTATTACAAGGACCAAATTTTATCTATTTTTACAAAAGAAGTAATTACAAATTATAAAATCGTAACACCATAATGCACATAGCAATAGCAGGAAATATAGGATCTGGAAAAACAACTTTAACCCGTTTACTAGCAAAACATTTCAAATGGGAACCCCATTTTGAGGATGTGGTTGACAATCCTTACTTAGATGATTTTTATCATCAAATGGAACGTTGGTCTTTTAATTTGCAAATTTATTTCTTGAATAGTCGTTTTCGTCAAGTGATGCAAATTCGCGAAAGCGGCAAGAAAATAGTACAAGACCGAACTATTTATGAGGATGCTCATATTTTTGCGCCTAACCTTTATGCAATGGGCTTGATGACCAATCGTGACTTCCAGAATTATTCTTCTCTGTTTGAACTAATGGAATCTACAGTTAAAGCTCCTGATTTACTTATTTATTTAAGAAGCTCTATTCCTAATTTAGTGGGACAAATACACAAGCGCGGACGTGAATATGAAAATTCTATTTCGATCGAATATTTAAGCCGTTTGAACGAAAGATACGAAGGTTGGATTCAGACGTATGACAAAGGAAAATTAATGATTATCGATGTAGATAACATCAATTTTGTAGACAGCCAGGAAGATTTAGGAAATATCATCAATAGAATTGACGCAGAATTAAACGGATTGTTTTAAATCTTTTCTGCGGCCCTCTAGTTGCTTTGTTCTTTGCAAAGTCAGTGAGAGAATGTAACTACATTTACAGAAATGCTAAATATAAAAATGCCCCACTACTAATTTTTAGAGTGAGGCATTTTTTTATCAACCTTTGTCAAAAGTAATTTCTACTTTATTTCAAAGCATCAATTTTAGCTTGAACTTCTTCATCAGTTCCTTCGAATTTCTGAACGTCTTCCTTGCCGTTTATAACCGTTTTGACTGTTGCGGTTACTTTACCATCAATATTTGATTTTTCGATAGAAACCTCTTTAGAACTGATTTCAGTCGCAACACGTTCTTCAGTTATCGTATGACTTCCTTCTCCTAAAATGGGAGCAATTACTAATCCAATTAAACAAGTTAACTTAATCAAGATATTCATAGATGGTCCAGAAGTATCTTTAAATGGATCACCAACAGTATCACCAGTTACCGCCGCTTTATGCGCATCCGAACCTTTATACGTCATTTCACCATTAATCATAACTCCCGCTTCAAAAGATTTTTTAGCATTATCCCAAGCGCCACCGGCATTGTTTTGAAAAACAGCCCAAAGTACTCCTGAAACAGTAACTCCTGCCATATAACCACCTAACATTTCAGCAATTAATTGGTTATTATCACCATAAACTAATTTGCCAAGCAATACAATCGCAATAGGAAAACCAATTGTTAAAACTCCTGGTAGCATCATTTCGCGCAAAGCGGCTTTAGTAGAAATATCAACACATTTCGCATATTCTGGTTTTCCAGTTCCCTCCATAATTCCTGGAATCTCTCTGAACTGACGGCGTACTTCATAAACCATATCCATAGCAGCTTTTCCAACAGAATTCATAGCCAAAGCCGAGAAAACTACCGGTATCATTCCACCCACAAACAACATGGCCAAAACAGGTGCTTTAAAAATATTGATTCCGTCAATTCCTGTAAAAGTAACATAAGCTGCAAATAAAGCTAGTGAAGTTAATGCTGCCGAAGCAATTGCAAATCCTTTTCCAGTTGCTGCAGTTGTATTACCAACTGAATCCAAAATATCAGTTCTAGTACGAACTTCTTTTGGCAGTTCACTCATCTCAGCAATTCCACCAGCGTTATCTGATATTGGCCCAAACGCATCAATTGCCAATTGCATGGCCGTAGTTGCCATCATCGCTGAAGCTGCCAAAGCCACACCATAAAATCCTGCAAATGCATACGAAGTCCAGATTGCTGCAGCAAATAATAAAACCGTCGGAAAAGTCGATATCATTCCTGTTGCCAAACCTGCAATAACATTGGTTCCCGCACCAGTTGATGATTTTTGTACAATAGCCATAACAGGTTTTGTACCCAATCCCGTGTAATATTCCGTAACAGATGAGATTACGGCTCCAACTACTAATCCAACTATTGTTGCATAGAAAACACGCATGGATGAAATTTCTCTAGTACCTTCGCCAAAGAAATCCATTTTCATTGCAGTTGGTAACATATACTGAACCAAGAAAAAACAAGCTATAGCAGTTAATATAATAGAAACCCAATTTCCAATGTTTAACGCTTTTTGAACCTGCGCTTCTTTAGCATTTTCATCTGTGATTTTCACTAACATTGTTCCTATAATCGAGAATAAAATTCCAAAACCAGCAATCGCCATTGGCAATAAAATAGGTCCAATTCCGCCAAAAGCATCTTGAATATTTCCTCCCATATCTTTAATAACATAATTCCCAAGAACCATCGCTGCTAATACTGTTGCTACATACGAACCAAATAAATCGGCACCCATTCCGGCAACATCGCCCACATTATCTCCTACGTTATCTGCAATTGTAGCAGGATTACGAGGATCATCTTCAGGAATTCCAGCTTCTACTTTACCCACTAGATCCGCACCAACATCGGCAGCTTTAGTATAAATACCACCACCAACTCTAGCAAACAAAGCAATAGATTCAGCTCCTAGCGAAAAACCGGCTAAAGTTTCTAAAACAATAGTCATATCTTCAGTAGAAGTCCAAACGCCATTCATAAAAAAGTGAAAGAAGAATATAAAGAAAGTCGTTAGTCCTAAAACAGCTAAACCGGCAACTCCTAATCCCATAACTGTTCCACCACCAAAAGAAACTTTTAGTGCCTGTGGCAAACTAGTACGAGCGGCTTGAGTTGTTCTAACATTTGTTTTTGTTGCTATTTTCATCCCCATATTCCCAGCCAAAGCAGAAAAAAATGCACCAAAAATAAAAGCAACAACTATTAATATATGCGTAGTAGGAACAATAAACGAAATACCAGCTAAAACGACACTAGCTCCTATTACAAAAAAAGTTAACAATCTGTATTCTGCTTTTAGGAAAGCCAATGCTCCCTCGTAAATGTAATCTGAAATCTCTTTCATCTTACCATCTCCGGGATCTTGTTTTAAAACCCAAGATCTTTTGGCAAACATAAATGCTAGTCCAATAAATGCCATAGCAATTGGCAGGTAAATCATTATTGTATTCATAACTGTGGTTTGGTTTTTGGTTAAATTAATAATGTAACTTAACGAAAATAAACAAAAAAGCAATACTCTTAACGGAGTATTGCTTTTTTTATAAAAATTATGAAATTATTTATCTAATGCTAAATAACCCTTCTGGCTTGTTTTCAATTTGATTGAAACGCTCTGTACATTTTTTTATGATATCATAAGCTTCAGTAACATCTCCCCAACCACCTACATCTACGCTTTTGTTTTCAAGATCTTTATACACTTGGAAAAAGTGCTCAATTTCTTTTAATAAATGCGGATTCATGTCTGATAAATCATTCAATGAGTTCCAAATTGGATCTGAAACTGGCACGCAAATTACTTTTTCATCTGGTCCTTTATCATCCGCCATATGGAAAACACCAATTGGTTTAACTTCCATAACACATCCTGGAAAAGTAGGCTCGTTTACTAATACCAATACATCTAATGGATCACCATCTAAAGCTAATGTTTCAGGAATAAATCCGTAATCAGCTGGATACATCATGGAAGAGAACAACATTCTATCAAAACGCATTCTTTTTATTTCAAAATCATATTCGTATTTATTTCTACTTCCTCTAGGTATTTCGATTAAAACATCGAACGTAGTTATTTTATCTGCAGTCATCTTAATTATTTCTTTTTCTATATTTATGGGTGCAAAAGTAAGGAATTTATATATTTTTTACAATAAAATTATTTCTGCACTATATTGCTTATATTTCATGAGATCGCAGTTTAGTAAACTACCCTCCTATTTCGTTTTTTCAAATAATAATGCCATAAAAGATAGGTTGCATACGAACGATAAGGGCTCCATTTTTGAGCATATCTACCCATAGTATCCTTATCATGAATACCTATTAATTCTTTAATCGTATTTACCACTGCAATATCACCTAATGGCAATAAATCTGGTGCTTGGAGACA carries:
- the metK gene encoding methionine adenosyltransferase; translation: MAYLFTSESVSEGHPDKVADQISDALIDNFLAFDADSKVACETLVTTGQVILAGEVKSNTYLDVQQIARDVIRKIGYTKSEYMFEANSCGILSAIHEQSADINQGVDRANPEEQGAGDQGMMFGYATNETENLMPLALDLSHKLLQELAILRRENNEITYLRPDAKSQVTLEYSNDNKPTRIDAIVISTQHDDFDEEATMLAKIKKDIVDILIPRIIAKNPAHAHLFNDKIQYHINPTGKFVIGGPHGDTGLTGRKIIVDTYGGKGAHGGGAFSGKDPSKVDRSAAYATRHIAKNLVAAGIADEILVQVSYAIGVAKPMGIFIDTYGTSKVNLTNGEIAKKVEAIFDMRPYFIEQRLKLRNPIYSETAAYGHMGRTPETVTKTFTAPGGLTKKVEVELFTWEKLDFVEQVKTAFGI
- a CDS encoding porin family protein, which translates into the protein MKKIALLLAVFAFSFANAQAPLEEGGIQLNAGFGTSSWGTPVYVGLDFGVAENFTVGGELSYQSYSTAGYKNNILGIQANGNYHFNEILNIPSEWDFYAGANLNYYSWSKDAGYTGNTDNFGLGLQVGGRYFFTENFGVNLQLGGGTVNNGGKIGITYKL
- a CDS encoding carboxypeptidase-like regulatory domain-containing protein — its product is MKASILFFLFFITSISFAQSIKLDGVITDSKSSGLEMANVMAINKATKAMDSYAITNDKGKYSLTLKPNTAYSLKISFLGMQNKELDFTTGLENTTKNIAMEEGGIELEGVEIVREMPVSIKGDTIVYNADSFKSGTERKLEDILKKLPGVEVNADGEIEVEGKKVQKLMVEGKDFFDGDTKLGVKNIPADAIDKIQVLRNYSEIGALKGVENNQDNLAMNIKLKSGKKNFWFGDMTAGIGVAHKESRYLINPKLFYYNPRYSLNLITNFNNIGELPLTVQDYFKFTGGFRGVGQKGGSSFNVSSNDLGISLLRNNRAKEIETKFGATNFSYNVNKAWSLSGFGIISSSLTDLETKSQTNILQPNSSAILSTENRQEIANQKSNLGLFKLSSSYKPTTRFQFDYDILTKLSKQDENNSLLRESIVGGNSATENINTSKKQDPISVNQNLSLYYTQSDKNIFAFEMQHLYQEENPFYNANLKSQPFNLADYISGQNRNNINQNRFVKTNKIDAKLDYYYMVTNKSNINVTLGNTYSHQNFNSSIYQILDNEAVNNLNDAANKNDVNYNFNDTFLGLHYKILTGKFTFTPGVSLHSYSMTNEQLATSNSQNFFRALPDFLAIYQIKKAETLTYNFSYTNSFTDINQLTEGFVFSNYNSLTKGNRFLENATSQVHSLRYFKYNMFNFENITAFATYSKRVDAIKTRAIFNGVNQTSSPFNSDFADETLSGNGSYGRSFLKNYKASLGANLNWSKFNNIQNNIFSTNESFTQSYTLKASTNYKNLPNIELGYNIVKNDYNNTTFYTEKPFAKLDYFFLKSFSFVTEYEFYHYYNNTKTVDNEYDFLTASLIYQKKGSKLEYKVSGTNLLNTRSLNDDSFSQFATRTSQYTVQARYIIFSLKYNL
- a CDS encoding GLPGLI family protein is translated as MYKIFFTTILMFTFCLGIQAQEFQGMAVYETKTSTADFKKRMEGNKNMTPDMQKRIEEGMKSMFEKTFILNFDKSASIYKEQEKLDSPSQGGNGMRMMMSSMTGGGGTFYKNVKEKSYTVDKDFMGKEFLVKDSLPNLKWKMEGETRVIGGYNCFKATAIVPVNKTDFRNLAPKKEDDKAVKPTDAAKKTNLLDSLEMPKETTITAWYTPEIPVNQGPENYWGLPGLILEVNDGKTIILCSKVVMNPKEKAVIKAPSKGKVITQKEFDETVIKKMEEFRQMNQGQGRGNGGFRIGG
- a CDS encoding deoxynucleoside kinase, encoding MHIAIAGNIGSGKTTLTRLLAKHFKWEPHFEDVVDNPYLDDFYHQMERWSFNLQIYFLNSRFRQVMQIRESGKKIVQDRTIYEDAHIFAPNLYAMGLMTNRDFQNYSSLFELMESTVKAPDLLIYLRSSIPNLVGQIHKRGREYENSISIEYLSRLNERYEGWIQTYDKGKLMIIDVDNINFVDSQEDLGNIINRIDAELNGLF
- a CDS encoding sodium-translocating pyrophosphatase, which encodes MNTIMIYLPIAMAFIGLAFMFAKRSWVLKQDPGDGKMKEISDYIYEGALAFLKAEYRLLTFFVIGASVVLAGISFIVPTTHILIVVAFIFGAFFSALAGNMGMKIATKTNVRTTQAARTSLPQALKVSFGGGTVMGLGVAGLAVLGLTTFFIFFFHFFMNGVWTSTEDMTIVLETLAGFSLGAESIALFARVGGGIYTKAADVGADLVGKVEAGIPEDDPRNPATIADNVGDNVGDVAGMGADLFGSYVATVLAAMVLGNYVIKDMGGNIQDAFGGIGPILLPMAIAGFGILFSIIGTMLVKITDENAKEAQVQKALNIGNWVSIILTAIACFFLVQYMLPTAMKMDFFGEGTREISSMRVFYATIVGLVVGAVISSVTEYYTGLGTKPVMAIVQKSSTGAGTNVIAGLATGMISTFPTVLLFAAAIWTSYAFAGFYGVALAASAMMATTAMQLAIDAFGPISDNAGGIAEMSELPKEVRTRTDILDSVGNTTAATGKGFAIASAALTSLALFAAYVTFTGIDGINIFKAPVLAMLFVGGMIPVVFSALAMNSVGKAAMDMVYEVRRQFREIPGIMEGTGKPEYAKCVDISTKAALREMMLPGVLTIGFPIAIVLLGKLVYGDNNQLIAEMLGGYMAGVTVSGVLWAVFQNNAGGAWDNAKKSFEAGVMINGEMTYKGSDAHKAAVTGDTVGDPFKDTSGPSMNILIKLTCLIGLVIAPILGEGSHTITEERVATEISSKEVSIEKSNIDGKVTATVKTVINGKEDVQKFEGTDEEVQAKIDALK
- a CDS encoding inorganic diphosphatase — translated: MTADKITTFDVLIEIPRGSRNKYEYDFEIKRMRFDRMLFSSMMYPADYGFIPETLALDGDPLDVLVLVNEPTFPGCVMEVKPIGVFHMADDKGPDEKVICVPVSDPIWNSLNDLSDMNPHLLKEIEHFFQVYKDLENKSVDVGGWGDVTEAYDIIKKCTERFNQIENKPEGLFSIR